The DNA region CTGCCTTGATTTTTGGTGTTTTACACCTAGGCAACGGTCGAAAGTATTCCTTTGCCATCTGGTGCATATCTTTCCTGTTTCACCCCTTTCCCCCCTTATCTCTCTTTTTTcccattttttgaaaattgttttgcCAAATTTATATCCTTTACTACATCCTCCCAGATCATCCTGTGTTGCGTAAATCATaacttttttccatttttgtgTTGTTAGTTCTgataaaattacattaagatttttgtttgtgttttaggGCAACCTTTGTTGGTCTTGCTTATGGATATGCTACAATTTTATCCTCTAGTGTTGCGGTTCCCATGGCTTCTCATGCAGTGAACAACCTGATTGGAGGGCTTTTATGGCGGTACACATCAAATACACCAAACCAGAAACTAAATGAGTGATTTCCATCTTCATGGATAAGTCACCACATCTCTATACATCTAACCCTCCCTGCCCCGAGTTTAATGTTGTATAAGAATTGTGATACAGAAGTCATAGAGTTAGAGACCAATCCAAGAAGTATGTTTGCAAATGCAGCAACTAATGGCAGCACTGCTCTCTCCTCCAttgtttaaggaaaaaaaatcaagtttgtATATTACACATTATATATAGATTTCTCTTGTAGTTctctgaaaattgaaaaaaacgtGCTATGTAATTTATTTACCGTAAATAGATAACTGTAATTTATAACGTGGACGGCGTATCTTGGTTTGCTTGTTACCAATTTGGTTTTATTAGTCTCCCATTTTTGGAATATGGTCTCATTGGATTGGGACTAACCTTTTGAAGGAATATTCCCCtaaaaataaagcgaaaaataaacagaaaaccAAATCACCCGCGTTTTGGACGAGTGTGGCACGCAGGAAGGTAAGATCCCAACAAGCTTGGGTTGCACTCCTTTTTCTATTCCTTACCCCTTTATAAAATGTTGCATTTatcaacccttttttttttataaaacattccAATTCTTTTCAATATCttctctgttattttttttttctttctcttctctttgttgtcgTGTTCCTTTTCCCCAGAATTTTGGGTAACCACCATATATTACAAAGCTTCAATCTTGATGGCTTCGGTAAGAATTAAGATCCTCCCAGCATGTCATGTAATAATGCGCGTTCATTTCTAGCCAAACTATTTTTTCATcgttttaataaaaatcaaaactgaAATGAGGTTTAGCTATGTATGTACCTAGGTTTCCAGCAATTCTTTGTTGTTAATGATGAGcaaaagggtattttttttttttcattttctatgaaTAATTAATCTCTGTTTTGAGGTAAGCATTTTATCTTTGCATGTGCAGTATGAACAAGATGGAAAGCCACTACCTAAGTTCGGGGAATGGGATGTGAATGATCCTGCCTCAGCTGAAGGATTCACTGTTATATTCAACAAGGCCAGAGATGAGAAAAAAACTGGCAGAGGAGGATCAGGGCGCGCTACATCACAGCGAAGAAATAATTCGTGCAAAGATGATGATAGACCCTGTAAGGTACTTATCAATACTATAGAGTTATATGCTATTTAGTATGAGAAACAATGGTATAAATTTCTCACCAATGGATGTACATGTGTTTCATTGGacatttgaaagttaaaaacagaaaaaaaacttGTCTATTTCACAGAAATCATGGGAATGTGTTTCTACGGTTGTTTCTTTTTGCAATTAAGTTGAATAGCTAATATTATACGTATGATTTTGGGTGCAGAAAAAGTGGTTTTGCTTTATTTAGACCCTAGACAGGGATATAAGGATGTGCTTCTCGCTCGCTGCTTGGGACGTATGCCATGATTGTCGTCAGTTTTCTTCTGAGGCCTCATCTGTCTCCAGACCACCGATTAGagataaagaagaaaagaaagaaaatagttgCAGAGCCTGAGCCTGCTCAAACCATCGTTGTAGATTCTAGTTATTAACACGTTTTCCCTTCTACTTGTTGTACCCACCAGCACAAAGTAAATATGTAAATAGGAGAATCAATAACTAATACCTTTTGCAATGACAGAAGTTAAGCAAATATGTTTGTTCTTGTTACTTTCATGATGTTGATGAGCTCAACTAgccaatttttttctacccccgTTTTTCAGATTGTGCCATCTTTCTAGAgcctttttttctctcattattTAAACATGACGATTATTACTACTGGGGTTGTTGTTGAATGAAGACAACTTTGAATGAATCTTCAAGCCAGCAGCATATTGCCGACAACGTTTTGAAACTGATGATGCAGAGCGATGTTAAATGCCGCAAACCATGGGCTACTAATTAGAGCCAGAGGTGAAAGTGAAACACGGTGCTTATTTGTTATTCGTTTCATTTTTAGCTATTGGCAGTGAAAACCAATACTCAAGTTACTATGAAGGTTAAGGGTGAGGAGTTTAGAATTTTGGTGTCAGTTAAAATTGGTACAAGACAAATCCTTTTGATATTGCTTTGTCAAGATAACTTGCAGATAATTAATCAGACAGATGGAGTTTGGGGTAATTATGTCTAAGCTGATTATGTTGGAAAGTAGAAAATCACCACCAATCAATTTGCCATGGCAACTTCTGGATGAAACTCGTTTTTACTTGGTTTAGcttattctgtttttttttttttatctataaaaattgaatacgattttaagaaattcaaacCCTCATACATTCTTTTTAACCAAGTTATACCCCTTTGGTAGCGTATTATGTGGTTTGACATTTCTCTTGGGAATCCTATCTTCTCATATTaactttcataaataaataaaaaaaaacccgaAACACATCCtaaatacttaattaaattatttatttatatattccaTATTAATTACGACGGCCAcagtttttaatattaaaaagaaataatgtttAATTGACAAGCATTGCAAATCTAACTTGAACCACTTTTTTATACATCATTATCAGTTATGATTTCGCTACACATGTAGCAAAtaaatggtggtggtggttacTGTTGAAtgtattttggtttttctattttaCATGATTTCTTACGTTCTCAATGAATCAATGAAATCGTTAGTTAATATATCCTTACAGATTCAGATACTCACTAAagatcatttaataaataaataaataaataaacatgtgaatattaaaagcaattaaaaaatTGGAATAACTAAAACTTGTCATATGTAGAAAgattacaaatatatttaaacaaaaaattaaccaCCGAATGATTATTCTACTTAATTAAGGCAATGTTATCCCATCacataaaagttaaataatcCCAGACTGATAAAAGAGTAAAGACCCCAGTCCAATAGAGGTGtaagacaaaacaaaatacaaattcagataaaacataaaattcaaccaataaaatttgatttattcGTATGAAGAATAGTGTCAACTGTCAAGTATATAAGGTTGTtggtgaagagagaaaagaaggaaaaagagatTGTGGATTCCAATTCTCccctaataaaaattaataaattaataattaatatttattaaaaaaatattgtcaagtaggaaaacagaaaaacaattcagaaacaaaaagaatatgAGGTTGGACTTAAATCGCGACCATTGGTGGTTGGTACGTGGTGTATATGTACGACTCACGTGACTCATCATTGCTCAGTTCATGCAAAACGGATTAGGCCCTTCAATAATTCAACTTAGAAGAAGTTGAATCATTAATTGATACAACTGCTAGTTGCTTCTACTTTGCCAACTTCATTTGCAATATAGtaattatataatgaataaaattagtAGATTATATAACCTCTATATAATCCCTCCCGCGATATTTGACGAGTAGTATAATACAATTTTGAGTAAATCTATCTGGAATTACAATGGTTAATTAAATGGattcttaaaattaataaaatagtaaactattttttaaaaatgctgCAAATGTGTAGGAAGTATACTAAGAGAAGCCTTCAACTATACGCCAACACCTTCAAGGGAATTCCACGTGtctaaaaatttatgaaaacaatCTTAGCCAAAggataaaacaaatttttgttaattaagaaTGAAGCAAATTGTACTCCAACTTAATAGTGTAAGcaaatttttgttaattagtctaaaaaatattgattttctgAATCCACTAATTCTACATTATTTGTTCATAAAACcgatctaaaatataaaaaaacaatcaatctcaaatatctttttatactaattaataacattattttattaaatgtataGCAACTTAAGTGTTAAAATGTGTTTTCAACATCCGAATGCATCATTCAATTAGCTTAACTAATAATTTTGATCTGGGTAATTTGAATTCCATCTAAACTAGAAATGTATAAAAATCAATCTGATATAAAAACAAACCGAACCAACCCATTTTAATGGTTCCGTTCTTAAATTCAAACGTGAACTGATTTAGAGAATCGATTTGAAATgaactaattttgaattaaattggTTTAAGAGCCAAATTGATTACcgccttaaaaaaaagaatcgaATTGATTTCCAAACCAATTAAACTAATCTTGAaaccacttaaaaaaataatttataagaaaaatagttaagttTAAATCAAACCTGTTTTCGAAAACCAATTCAGTTCATTTTAATGGAATCAGTTGGAgcctattgtttttttttttacagcccTAATCTAAGCATAGAGCTACCTCCATCTTATAAACTTATTGCACCAGCACATCCACCTTTTTCACTTCCGAAGTAGATCCCATGACTCTTTACTGATAAAGATACGTGGTAGAAGAAATTTGGTATGCTTGGGCTATGTTTATGTGGTTTGTTAGGTGTAGGAAttcttatttgttttcacattcattaataaattaattgaattccCAACCTCCGTGCATGTGACTGTGATGTATTCACCTGTCACAATATTTAACGCAACCCAGTGGTGCCCTTGGCCACTACACTTGTGCCAAAATAGGAAAGCACGCAAAAAAGCATagccaagaaaagaaaaaaagagacacGACAATGCCAAGTATAGTTATTACATGCAGAAGTGTTGTTGATGGGTGCTACCTCACACTACTCATAATCTCATGCCTCGGTTTGATCGTCACACTCAACcgcttcatctccttcttcacatGGATCTTCCGAACCTGTTTCCGATCCGAGAAGAATCTCCTCCGAAGCTACGGTTCGTGGGCTCTGGTCACCGGAGCCACCAACGGCATCGGAAAAGCCTTCGCTCACCAACTAGCGCAGAGAGGACTCAACCTTATTCTCGTGAGTAGAAGCTTCCAGAAGCTCAAAACCGTTGCCGGTGAAATAAAAGCAAAACACCCCGGCACGCGCGTGAAGATCGTTGAGATGGACTTCGCCGGCGACCTGACGGAGGGTCTCCGGCGCGTGGAGGAGGCGAGTGAGGGTTTGGATGTTGGCGTCTTGATCAACAACGTGGGGATAACGTATCCGAGGGCGATGTTCTTTCATGAGGTGGAGGAGAAAGTTTGGAGGAACATTGTTAGAGTGAACATCGAAGGAACCACGAGAGTAACGAAAATTGTTTTACGTGGGATGTTACAAAGGAGAAAGGGTGCGATTGTTAACATTGGATCCGGTGCTTCTGTGGTTGTGCCTTCTCATCCTCTCTTTACCATCTATGCTGCTTCAAAGGCGTAagctttcttaattttctttctgtcCAATGTAACACTTTTCATtttgtctctttctttttctaaatttctaaCTCAAAAAATGCTTTTACAAAGTAATTAATTGGAAAGATGATTAATAGTATTGTTcataaggaaaataattaactctttttatttatttattaatgtgttactttttattatgaaaataagaatgaagaaggaaacatTAACTTGCTTCGTGTTCGTTAATGTGAGGCAAACCAATATTCAACCACTAAAGGACGAAGCTCTCAAAACAAACGAGGTGTAATAATGGTCGATAACAAAGAATGATATATGTTTTTACATCCttgtgaaataaaatgagaaatacaaagtataaaaaattagaaagcaatttttcttttccttgttatgatatttttacactccaaattttatattgatttaaaattttcttctcttcttatttttcttttcaattctgaagtatatatatatatacatgcttCAACGAGTACTTACAAAAATTTCAGACATTTTCTTTAGTACGTTCGTGGTTATATTGTAACTGGTATTGGGGTGACACGTTCATATCGTAAATTAAGGAGACTGAACTCTCATTTAAGAGAGACAGCAATTCTCACATCGTCACTCAACTATATTTTAATGAGAGCAATGCtattcttaaataatttttttaaagaagaagaaaagcccTGAGGCATCCCagctttcaaaaaaaaaaaaaaaatcaaaacaattcttataatttaaaaaattacaaaataaaatgatagatgtaataaaaaattaaaaacaattataaaaatattgtaaaattttattgtaagcatagtattattttattttggtatgATAATAATCtgaaattttctattattttatataaacaaa from Glycine soja cultivar W05 chromosome 8, ASM419377v2, whole genome shotgun sequence includes:
- the LOC114424596 gene encoding very-long-chain 3-oxoacyl-CoA reductase-like protein At1g24470; its protein translation is MPSIVITCRSVVDGCYLTLLIISCLGLIVTLNRFISFFTWIFRTCFRSEKNLLRSYGSWALVTGATNGIGKAFAHQLAQRGLNLILVSRSFQKLKTVAGEIKAKHPGTRVKIVEMDFAGDLTEGLRRVEEASEGLDVGVLINNVGITYPRAMFFHEVEEKVWRNIVRVNIEGTTRVTKIVLRGMLQRRKGAIVNIGSGASVVVPSHPLFTIYAASKAYVDQLSRSLYVEYGQYGIHVQCQVPLYVATSMVSRVACIERDSLFIPTAEAYARAAIGEIGYRPKCTPYWAHSIQWCFANLIPDPLLDAWRFSIAMRRRNQNGESSQN